Proteins encoded together in one Amblyomma americanum isolate KBUSLIRL-KWMA chromosome 1, ASM5285725v1, whole genome shotgun sequence window:
- the LOC144104494 gene encoding uncharacterized protein LOC144104494, with translation MVTRPTSGNYRQHSREPGPNGVPGASSTPAYQHNSAPGPSETIIELEEWRLDGALQASLVHKVLADEPLPSRHESLPSRHESPASSQPVPSLQAPVSLLEQEASVLQSSAPTENKRKRRKECADDTLAEHVGKLQMHCRPVRDMTSTTSFVFQWPK, from the exons ATGGTCACCAGGCC GACCTCAGGAAACTACAGGCAGCATTCCAGGGAGCCAGGTCCAAACGGTGTGCCAGGGGCAAGCAGTACGCCGGCGTACCAGCACAACAGTGCCCCAGGGCCATCAGAGACCATCATAGAGTTGGAGGAGTGGCGCCTGGACGGTGCATTGCAGGCGTCACTCGTGCACAAGGTGTTGGCTGACGAACCACTGCCATCACGCCACGAGTCGCTACCGTCGCGCCACGAGTCGCCTGCATCGAGCCAGCCGGTGCCTTCTCTCCAGGCACCTGTTTCCTTGCTGGAACAAGAGGCATCAGTGCTGCAGTCATCAGCGCCTACAGAGAACAAACGAAAGAGGAGAAAGGAATGTGCTGATGATACTCTGGCTGAGCACGTCGGAAAACTCCAGATGCACTGCAGACCAGTGAGGGACATGACGAGTACGACCTCTTTTGTCTTTCAATGGCCAAAATGA